In Maylandia zebra isolate NMK-2024a linkage group LG9, Mzebra_GT3a, whole genome shotgun sequence, the genomic stretch GTCTCTAATCTCTGGGATTTCCTCGTAGCTCTTTGATGCAAAGAACATCCATCAAACGCTCCAGCTTGTGCTCAACATCATCGTGAACGGTGAAGGTACTCTGACGAGAAAATACTCAGTCGACCTTTTGGTTGATTTGTTAAAGAACCCCAAAATAGCTGATTACCTAACAAGGTATGCAGATAATTCACAGCTCTTTTCCTGAATAGCTGCTTTAAAACTCTGCTGAAAGCCTTTGTCCATTTCCAGGTATCCCCACTTCTCGGCATGTGTGTCTCAAGTGTTAGGACTGCTGCATTGGAAAGACCCAGACCCTGCAGCCAAGGTGAGAGACGACAAATATGATAACCCACACCAGCTGTGCTTAACTCTGTAAGTTCCCAGTATTCCCTGAAACCATCACGTGTGACACAGTTTACATCAGACGTGATGCAGCTGACCTCAACACTGACCTTCTTGTGGTAAcagagacttaaaaaaataataataaagcaacaAAGTGGGTCGCTCTTTGACAGTAAATTCCAGTGCGGTCCGCTCCAATCTCCTCAGGCTGACTCTCTTCTAGGCTCTCCTGACTGTTCCCTTTACATGCTGATGATGTGTCTTGTAAATCTGGATCCCTTTCCAGCAGGACGCTCCTCTTTTTCAGACAGTACCTGAGCTGCTCTCTCTCCTGACAGTCAGCTGTCCACCTCTGCATGGCCAGTCGAGCCAGCGCCGAAATTTGAGGCAGAGCTCGGAGCAGAGCGGGCAGCCAGGCTGAGCACGGAGCAGAGGTTGAAGGTCGCAAACTGACATCCACGTCTTCCAGAGAGCCCAGACCTCCTGCTGCAAACAGACTGCACCAACCGTTGTCTCCCACCAAGCTGTTGTAGGACAGATCCAGTGCACGGAGTGAGGAGAGACAGCCCCGTCTGCACACGGCAgctgcacagaggaagaggacccaTTGATAACTGATCACTTTATGCCTGTtcactttactgttttgttcacaatgtttctgatggagacaaaaataacaccgaatagtttcattgttttgttttatacgacagctacagatgctggcagcatgaaataaatgaaagaaatatcaaTTTCCTTCAGGCTTTACTTGTCTTAATATACATTTATGCAGCCTAATGATCCACTacagaccaaaaaagaaaaagtataatgtcATTGTGTGTTAGTTACCCAGATGTTGCATGTCATCAGTGGTGAGCTCGCAGCTGCAAAGACGGAGCTCGCTGACGACTGATGGCTGCAGAGCATCCAGCAGGAGCGCCAAGTGACCGCCAACCACTTTACACCAGGAAATATCCACCGTGCGCAGATAGGACACCGCCAGGGCTgatgcataaacacaaagttttcaCCATTTCAGGCTAGAGGGTGGAAGAGGTATTCAGGGAGAATGACTTGAAGGAAAACTTCTATAaataaacaagtgtgtgtgtgtgtgtgtgtgtgtgtgtgtgtgtgtgtgtgtgtgtgtgttacccagAGCAGTGAAGGACTCGTTGCTCATGTAGCAGCTGTTGAATGGCAGCCTCCTCATTTGTGTCGCAGGGAGGGCGGAGACCAGCAGGTGGACCACACCTCCCACTTCCTTATTGGATGACACATCAAGCTCGGTCAGTGCAGTGAGAGAGGGCAGCACCTGGACTGAAAAACaacgagtcacatgactgctgCAGCGAGCATGCGATTAGTGTCCGGCGTGTGAGATTGGTAGCAACTGACTCAGAGCCTCTAGATCATCTCGCGTGAGGCAACACAGGTGGAGGTCGAGTCTCTCCAGGTGTGTGACGTGAGCCAGGTGAAAGGTGAGGCGGCTCAGTCCACCAGCTAGAAGCAGCTTTACAGTATATTAATCAGAACAATGCTGCTCTCTAATGTATCTTGGTAAAGCGCAGAAAAATCTAATGTTTTATATGATACAGTGTGATTTCAGTAACATATCATAATGGAGGCTTCAGCAAGTACTTACGAAGGAAatctttcctctgctcttcagttAGTTCATCAAATACCTCCCAAAACATCTGTATGGTGGGGTGGCGGTCATGATATCTCCAACCATAACTTGTGttctgaaaacagtgaaaatgactgTTATAATCATAGAGTTTGTAAGGTCAGGCATACACtatgttgccaaaagtattccctaacccatccaaatcattcaattaatgtgttccaatcacttccatggacaCAGGTGTattaaatcaagcacctaggcatgcagactactTCTACAAACATGTGTGAAAGGACGAGTCGCTCTCAGGAACTGAATGAATTCCAGCATGGTAATGTGATAGGATGCAccagtgcaacaagtccagtcatgaaatttcctcgctattaaatattccatagtcagctgttagtgatattataacaaagtggaagtaaTTGGAAATGACAGCGAGTCAGCTGATGCTAAGGCTCATAGTGCACTTAAGTCACCAATAtctgcagtc encodes the following:
- the LOC106674823 gene encoding leucine-rich repeat-containing protein 31-like; translation: MFWEVFDELTEEQRKDFLLQVLPSLTALTELDVSSNKEVGGVVHLLVSALPATQMRRLPFNSCYMSNESFTALALAVSYLRTVDISWCKVVGGHLALLLDALQPSVVSELRLCSCELTTDDMQHLAAVCRRGCLSSLRALDLSYNSLVGDNGWCSLFAAGGLGSLEDVDVSLRPSTSAPCSAWLPALLRALPQISALARLAMQRWTADCQEREQLRYCLKKRSVLLERDPDLQDTSSACKGNSQESLEESQPEEIGADRTGIYCQRATHFVALLLFF